A window of Streptomyces sp. NBC_01689 genomic DNA:
GAGCGGCCGTGGCGCCACAGCATCACTCCGCACCAGAGCGACCAGCCCACGTGCAGGCTCGGCATCGCCGCGTACTGGTTCGTCATGCCGCCGAGACCCCGTGGAGCGCTCGCCTCGCCGCCCCACCAGCCGTACGAGCTGTACTGGGCCATCGTGTCGACGAAGCCGTGGCCGGCCGAGAGCAGCCGGGGCGGGCAGGTGGGCATCAGCGTGAAGCCGATCAAGCCGATCAGGGTGGACGTCATCAGCCAGGTGCGCGCCGCGCGGTACAGGGTGGCGCGGGAGCGGAAGAGCCAGACCAGGATGACGGGCGTCACCAGGTAGTGGAGTGACGCGTACCAGAAGTCGGCGGGCACGCCGAGCCAGGCCTCGCGGGTGAACAGCCGGTTGAGCGGGTGTTCGGCGTTGAGGTGGAGGGCCTTTTCGACGCGCAGAATCTCCAGGCCGTGGTCGACGGCGCTGTCCGTGTCGCCCCGGGCGAGCAGCCGGCCGGCCGAGTACGACGCGTACACCAGGACTATCAGCGGCAGCTCGGTCCACCAGCGCAGCCGGAGGTGAGGTGCGGAGGGACGCAGCTCGGTCCACCGGCGCAGCCGGGCGCGCGGCGCCGCCCCGGTCAGCCGTGCATCGGTCTGCGGCATCCGATCGCCCTCCCCCATCTGCTCGTGGTGCCCCGGCGAGTCCGCCGGTGGCAGCGTCGGCGGTACGCGAGCGGTCGCTCGCGGTGTGCCGGTGCGCAAGTCTGTTCGTGACGATGCGTGGCCGCACCGGATTTTACGGCGTGTGCGAGCGGCCGTGGGAAGCGCCCCCGGTCGTCAAGGACGCAGAGATCGCCCTGCGGGTTGCCCCTGACGGGGGTGCGCGATGATGGAGTGACCCACTTGTCCGGCGAATCGGAAAGGCTCCTCCCCATGGCACCGCGCATCCTGCTGGCCCGGCACGGACAGACGGAGTGGTCGCTGTCCGGCAAGCACACCGGCAGGACCGATGTGCCGCTGCTGGAGGAGGGCCGGCGCGGAGCCAAG
This region includes:
- a CDS encoding phosphatase PAP2 family protein codes for the protein MPQTDARLTGAAPRARLRRWTELRPSAPHLRLRWWTELPLIVLVYASYSAGRLLARGDTDSAVDHGLEILRVEKALHLNAEHPLNRLFTREAWLGVPADFWYASLHYLVTPVILVWLFRSRATLYRAARTWLMTSTLIGLIGFTLMPTCPPRLLSAGHGFVDTMAQYSSYGWWGGEASAPRGLGGMTNQYAAMPSLHVGWSLWCGVMLWRHGRSRVVRLAGIAYPLLTTIVVMGTANHYFLDAVAGVTVMGAGLLLTPLVTRLADRAKSLLGTWVPWLTGASHDANSPVVSAGCQTSTGERIPRQRESRTGPGADPGGPPTDAGDGAADWDLPSSSEAGSLGKTR